In Nostoc edaphicum CCNP1411, the sequence TTGTTTACCGATTTACCCAAAGACTCTAATTACTATCGGTACTAAGCAAATGGATTTGAACCACCAGCGAATGGATTTGAACCACCAGCAAATGGATTTGAACCACCAGCAAATGGATTTTGACCACCTGCGAATGGATTTGAACCACCAGCAAATGGATTTTGACCACCTGCAAATGGATTTGAACCACCTGCGAATGGATTTGAACCACCTGCGAATGGATTTGAACCACCAGCGAATGGATTTGAACCACCAGCAAATGGATTTGAACCACCAGCAAATGGATTTGAACCACCCGCGAATGGATTTTGACCACCAGCGAATGGATTTTGACCACCCGCGAATGGATTTGAACCACCTGCAAGTGAGGGGATTACGTTATCACCCAGTTCCTCGTTAAGCCTTGAATTAATCTGGTCGTTAATAGTAACTCTCAAACCAAACCCGTCTGGTATTTCAGTTGTGCTGATTTGGTTGCCAGTACCAGTCAAAGGGTCACGACCGCCACCTGCCGATGGATTTACACCGCCTGCAAAGATATTCCAGAAGTTGTCATCAGCAAAAGGATTACCACCATAGGGGAAATCAGTTCCATTATTGCCACTACCACCGAATGGACTATCGCTACCTTGTCCATTACCAAGACCGCTAAATATGTTGGAGAGGTCTTCATCACTCAGAACTTCACTCAGACTACCGAAGGGTGAATTTATCAACAGATTGTTCCCACCAGTAGAAGAGTTCCCGCTATCACTATTAATCAAATCTGTCATTAGAACTAATCCTCCTATTTTTAGCATGAAAATCTTGCTCGCATATAGGAATCCAACTTGAGTCTTGCGAGGTATTGTAAGAATTAAAACTTTATCCGGCAAGCTTTAAAGCAGATTGGCTTTTCAAAAAAGTATGGGATTCCTATAGCTATTTGAACAGACAAAATTAAGTCCGCTTCATGAATTTCTTGTTTTTTTAGCCAAACAGTTATTAGTTTTTAGTTTGTAATCTATGCTACTTGCATCTACAATCTATTTGATTTAGCTTCTCAAGACAATAAAAAATATTTTGATAATTTTGTCAAATCTTTAGATATTTTAATGAATGCTTTAGAAAAAGCGATTAAGATACTTGGTAATAAAGTTAAAATTCCGTTAAATATGATATTGCAATAAACAATGTTTTGATAAATTTGCCAAATTTTTAGATATTTAGCATCGTAATTTTGGTTTTGTTCGTCCGAGACACTGTAATTACTTTGAGTTGTTGCCGTAATTTGCAAAATACGCATTTACATCAGAGGCTCTGACTAAATAATATAGACAAAGCCTCTGAAAAATAATTGATCAGTAGAAAACTAGAACTCTACACCATGTTTCTTGGCAACTTCAGTTAGTTTTTCATACTGATGTTGTGATGCTTGAGTTAATATCTCTTCAGCCTGTTCTTTAGTACTTCCCTCTTTAGGAATTAAATACTTAACATAAAGAGATACAAAATCGGCAGCGATCGCTAAACCTGATAAATTATGTTTGTCAGCTTCCTTACCTGCGATCGCAGCTACCAAACCGGCTTTAATTGGGTCTGGTTTTACTTTCATAAACTGCTCGACAAGTTTAGGAACATAGTCTTCTGGTGGCAAATTATCTAACTTACTTCTATCAGGAGTAAAGTTACATTCTGCGGCTTGAGCTTGCTCTAAAACACACCATTCTATGTATTCTTGCAATGCTGCATCGGGAACGCGAGGGAGATAATTATGTAGCGCTAAATCAGACACAAGCTTACCGTGTAAATTGCTGTTTTATGCAAATGCATTAAGGCAAGCCTAACGCACTGTTTCTATAAGTTTTAGTGTGTTACGCTACGAGTTTTGAATATAAGGCATTGGGAATAGGGCATTGGGAATAGGTTATTTATCCCTCATTTTCCCCAAATTTATCTTTTGGGCAATCGCTTAGGTAGATGGTTAATCCAGTAAGCTGTAAGTAACCCTAGTTGGAGAAATGGAGCGCGAAACATGACACTCACTGAGCTACTTCCTGCTGTCAGGAAACTCTCTATATCAGAAAAAATTAAGCTAATCCGCATTTTGGCGGAAGAATTGGATACCAACAAAGATATTTCACCTCTCGAACCATTTAAAACCTATGATTTGCCTACACCCTACAATTCGTTTGGTGCAGGTGAAATTCTCATGCAAGCCTTGAAACAGGAAGATTAGGTCTGACCACATGCGATTCAAATACTCGACCACTGACCCTTCCCAAAATGAGTTTGACAGTTTGCCACGGATTTCACTGCGTCTTTGTCTAGGTGATAGAGCGGTTGAAGCTCTTGGACTGGTGGACAGTGGTGCGACTGTAAATGTTCTACCCTATGAAACTGGTATTGAGTTAGGTGGGGTTTGGGATGATAATAGGGCGATTATTCAATTAGCAGGCAACCTGAGCAATATGCCAGCAATGCCATTCTTTGCAAACGTTGAGATCGGTAACTTTGCGCCAGTTCAACTGGCATTTGCTTGGGTGAAAAGAGCGAATGTACCCTTGATTCTTGGACAGACAAACTTTTTCCTAGAGTTTGATGTGTGTTTCTACCGTTCCAAACTTGAATTTGAGATTGAACCAAAATCTGAGTAATAAATATAATCTGTGAGGCGATGTCTACGACGATTGTGATATGAAAACTTTTACTGCGATCGCTGAAAGAGATCCTGATACTAAGTTCTATGTTGGCTATGTCCCTGGCTTTTCTGGAGCGCATTCTCAAGGTGAAACCTTGGATGAATTGCAGGAAAATTTGCCTGAAGTTATTGAGATGCTTCTAGAGGACGAGGATCTGGTATTCGAGACAGAGTTTGTAGGTATACAACAGATTGTGGTTCAGTAGACCATGAGTAATATTCCTATTCTGAAACCCCAATAAGTTGTACGAATATTGGAGAAGCTTGGGTTTGTGGAGGTGCGTCAGAAAGGCTCACACAAACAGTTTCGACACGGAGATGGACGAGGAACAACAGTCCCATTCCACAAAGGGCGTGACATTTCACCAAGGTTGCTACGACAGATTGCGAGTGATATTGGTTTGACGATTGAAGAAATGCTGGAGTGGTGATGAGGTTTAACACTTAAGCAAAAATCAAATGTTAAAATCTCACGATTTGGCTGCCCAAAGTAGGGAAATGTCGTACTGATTAAACATTGAATCGGCACTCACAAGCGTCATATTTCCTATCTGAGCCTGTGCAATCAACATTCTGTCAAAAGGATCTCGGTGATGTAAAGGCAATGCAGCCGCTTGTAAAGCATGAGCAGCTGTAATCTCTAGCGATCGCATTGCCAACACCGTCATCCGACTAGAAATATAACTGTCTAGGGGATCTGCCAGTGGTAACTTGCCGATCGCAACTTTGATCCCCATTTCCCAAATACTGGCAACTGAGAGCCACAATTCATTTCTTTCATCGGCAATATGGGCGATTGCTGCTTCATTCAAAAGCTCTGGTTGGGTAAACCACCATAACCAGCACTGCGTATCTAGCAAAAGTTTCACTACTCACCACCCTCAAATGCTACCAAAATTTCTTCTGGTAAAGGCGCATTGAAATCATTTGGCACAACAAAACGCCCTTTATCTTGCCCTAAACTATTGAGTCGATTTGATGAGGTGCGAAACGGAACCAACTTGGCGATCGGAATGCCTCGGTTGGAAATAATGATTTCTTCTCCAAGTTCTACGCGCGACAAAAGCTTTGAGAGATTCGTTTTAGCTTGATGAATATTTACAGTTTCCATAAGATTAAACTAAGTCTGTAAACTAAGTTTAGTGTTTTTGTCGTAGTGGTGCAAGAGCGATCGCTTTTCGTCAACATTTGGTTTATACGTACAACCGATCAAACAATTAGATACTAGTTTTTTGCTTCACCTTGCTGACATAGTTGATTGCGAAGGCTATGATGAAGCGGCCAAAATAAAAAATTTGTCTAGGAGTGCGATATGAAACTACCAGAACCTCATACCAAAACATTTTCAACTTTGGTAGGAGAAATTGAAAATGGTCAAATTAAAATTCCCCAATTTCAAAGAGAATTCGTTTGGACAATGCAGAAATCTGCTGCTCTTATTGACAGCATTATCAAAGGTTATCCCATTGGCACATTCATTTTTTGGCGCACTAATGAACGTCTTCGCTCAGTGAAAAACATTGGTAAGCTAGATTTACCAGAACCAAAGCCAGGTGAGTTTGTTGATTACGTTTTAGATGGACAGCAGCGATTAACTAGCTTATTTGCTAGTCTGCAAGGGGTTATTTTAACCAGAGAAGACGGAAGAGAAGATAATTTCTCACAAATATTCATCGATTTAGAAGCTCAAGACTCTGAGCAAATCGTCATTACTGATATTGCGAGTAAAGATGAAAAAAGTCTAATGAGTATTCTCAATTTACTTAAAGGGGATTTTATGCTTCTAGCATCATACCCTGATAAGTATCATGAAAAACTGAAAAATTATAAAAACAGGATTGAAAGTTATCAGTATTCAATAATTCAGGTCAAGGATGCACCGATAGAAATAGCTACAGAGATTTTTACAAGAATTAACGTTAGTGGTCAAGCTTTGTCTTTATTTGAGATTATGGCTGCTAAAACATTTGACTATGAGAAAAATTTTGATTTAACAGAAAAATTTCAAGAGTTGATAGAAAATCTTAAGCCTCTTAATTATGAGACTATATCTGATGCTACTGTATTGCAAGTTGTCTCAATCATTCTCTCCAAGGAGTGTAAAAGACAAGTCATATTAAAACTTGATAAGAATAGTTTTATTGATATTTGGGATAAGGCAATAGATTCTATTGAACGCAGTGTAGAGTATTTCAGAAATTTTTATCGTATCCCAGTTTCTCATTTACTTCCATATAATGCATTAATCATTCCCTTTTCATATTTCTTCTTTCACCACAAAGATAAACCAACTGATGATAAACAAAGATATCTAGAGGATTTTTTCTGGAGATGTTCTTTATCTGGACGTTATTCTTCTTCTGTAGAAAGTAAATTAGCACAAGATATAAAAAGAATAGATGAAATTCTTGCTGGAGATTTACCTACCTATGATTGGTCAATTGATACTTCTCCAGAATTTATTAAGGATAATGGTTGGTTTAGTACATCTAGAAGTTATGTTAAAGCGATATTGTGTATATATGTATATCATCAACCAAAGTCATTTAATGATAATTCAATCGTCAATGTCAGTAACTATTGGCTAAAACAAGCAAATAGCAAAAACTATCATCACTTTTTTCCCAAAGCACACTTAAAAAAACAGGATTATTTTGATTGGTACATCAACCATATCCTCAACATCACCATAGTAGACGACTTTTTAAATAAAAGAGAAATTAAAGCACAAGCCCCTTCTAAGTATATGGCTAAATTCCAAGCAATAAATCATGACTTGGAGACTACTATGAAAACTCATTTAATTGAGAATTTAGATACTTTTGGAATTTGGAACGATGATTATGAGCAGTTTTTATCTGAAAGAGCAAAAGTTGTTAGTCGAGAAATTTCCAAAAGAATCATTAAGCAGGAAATAGACAAAAAAGGACAATCTAATTTAGTTGATGATTTTGAAGAAGAGTTAACAACCATTGAGTAAATACTACTATTTAAAAGTAAGATAGAGGTACGATAGAAAATTCTCTGCGTACCTCCGCGCTTACCTTCGCGCCACTTTGCGTTTAAACTTAAGCAGTCCGAAAACGCGCTAGTTCTTCACCAGTCTTAGCATCATGGGCGTGAACTGTACACACCAAACATGAATCAAACGATCGCGCCACATGCCCAACTTCCACCGGATCGCTAGAATCGTAAATGGGTGTCCCAATTAACGCTTCTTCAATGGGGCCTCGGATTCCTTCACCGTCACGAGGGCCGATATTCCAAGTACCTGGGGCAATAACTTGGTAGTTCTTAATCTTACCGCCCTCTATTTCCACCCAGTGAGATAAGGAACCCCGCGCTGCTTCCGTTGCACCCCAACCGCGTCCATCTTTTTCTTTGGGTTTGATATACCAAGGGTCGTTTAATTTGAATTCGCGCAAGCAGTGTTCAGCTTGACGATATAACTTGACAATTTCGTGAAGTCGTGCTAGCTGACGCACATGAATACTAGCACCACCCATCCGTTTATAGACATCGAGGATAAAGCCGTCGTAGTGTTGCCAAGATTCACCATGTTGACCACCAGCTACTAATTGCCGCGCTAAAGGGCCAGTTTCCAAGCGTCCGAAGTCTTTGTGAAGGACTGCACTTGACCAAGAGTAGGCGTTATCGAAGTCTTTGGTATTGATTGCAGTGGGTTTAGTGGTGCGATCGCTAGGGTGAATATCTTCTGTCCCTTCATCGTACCAAGAGTGAGTTGTATTCTCGCGGGTAAATGACTGATCCATTAAAACGTGAGTGTCTGCAAAGCTATCGTACACTCCACTTTTCATAATCATCGCCGCATTTCGCCCTTCAACAGTCGGCTTTTGGTATTTATCTTCATGGGCTAAATATCCCCAAGTCACATATTTACCAACACCAGCACCATATCTATCTAGACCAATATCTAAACCCATCCGCCAATAAAAACCTAAGTCAGAATCTCGATGATTTCGATCTTCATCTAACCAATCTCTGAAGTCATCATAAGTTTGGATTTGTTCGTAGCGTTCTAATGAACAACCTAACCACACTGGTTCTAACCAATTAGTGCGGAAGTATTCGAGAATTGCCCAAGCACGAGTAATATCTGTTAAAGTTGGGGCGCACATCACGCCACCAGGAACCATATAACTAGAATGAGGCCATTGTCCGCCTAATAGTGCATAAATTTCTACGGGTTTAGCGGAAATTGTTATGCCTAGTTCATAAGATTTGCCTGTGAAAGCGGCAAAGCGTCTCACAGCTTCGTCATAATAGCGACTATTGCGGTATTTTTTATTGGTTAAATCAATGGCAAACAAACCATAAAAATAGCGGGGGATACTTTGGATTGTCTCGACAATTTGACCGAGATTTCTCGCCAAAATTGCATTGCGGGGAACTTCTGTTTCCCAAGCTGTATCTAATGCCCAAGATGCAGATGTCAGGTGAGAACCGCCGCAAATTCCGCAAATGCGAGGCGTGACAATTAATCCGGCTTGGGGGTCTTTACCGCGTAGGATAACTTCAAATCCGCGAAATAATTCAGCGTGTGTCCAGGCGTTGACTACTCTTCCATGTTCAATATCAACTCGGACATCTAAATCGCCTTCAACTCTACCGACGGGCGAAATGTCTAATGATTGAATTGTCATTTGTCATTTGTCCTTTGTTATTTGTCATTGGTCATTTGTCATTGGTCATTTGTCATTGGTAATTATTCACTCGCCTCTCCGGCAAAATGGTCGAAACCCTTGATTTATCGTTGATGGGAGTGTGAAAGGTTATAGTCTAATACGCTTGGGTTTTGAAGACGCGATAAATCGCCGTCTCTACAAGTGTTTTGTTGCTCATTCTGAACTGTATTGGGTTATAGTCATTGGTCAAATCACAAAGGACAAATGACTAATGACTAATGACCAATGACAAATGACTAAACTGTAAAAAAGTCTTCTTCAGCCCAAGGTGGTGCTGCGTCTTTGGCAACCATTGTGAGTAAGGCGTAGTCTTTTTTGTTCACCCCTGGCGGTAATTCTTTGGGAACTCCCATTACTGTTTGGGTTTTAAATACGGTTCCCGGTTTGAGGTCAAAGAAGGGAAATTCTGGTTCTGTGCAACCTAAACATGGCATTCCGGCGCGAGTTTTGGAAGAGACGCGGTTCCACAAGATGCGGTTGCAGGAAGAATGAGTCATAGGCCCACGACAACCCAAGTCATAAAATAGACAACCTTTGCGCTGACCAAATTCGGCGGTTGATGCTTTATAGGCAAAGTGGACGTTGCGGGTACAACCTGTTTGAGTGTAAGTGTTGAAGAAGGTTTGGGGACGATTTAGTTCATCAAAAGCAATGTCTGCTATGCGTCCAGTAGCGATCGCAACTAATATCTGCGTAATCCAGTCGGGATGGGCGGGACATCCAGGTATATTAATTACAGGTAATCCGGCTTGCGAGAGAAAATCTTTCCCTAAAAAGCCACCTTCTTGACGCTTGAGAAATTGCAAACCTTCCGACTCGCTGGGGTTGGGTGACATGGCAGGAATTCCTCCCCATGTGGCACAGTCTCCCACAGCAACGATAAATTTAGCAACTTTGGTGAGGTCTGCTAACCAATCTTTCATGGCGCGATCGGCAAAACGATTCCATTCGCCAGTACCGTTGGGGGCGTTGACAACACTGCCTTCAAATACCAAGATATCTAGGGGAATTGTGC encodes:
- a CDS encoding type II toxin-antitoxin system HicB family antitoxin codes for the protein MKTFTAIAERDPDTKFYVGYVPGFSGAHSQGETLDELQENLPEVIEMLLEDEDLVFETEFVGIQQIVVQ
- a CDS encoding type II toxin-antitoxin system HicA family toxin; the encoded protein is MRQKGSHKQFRHGDGRGTTVPFHKGRDISPRLLRQIASDIGLTIEEMLEW
- a CDS encoding type II toxin-antitoxin system VapC family toxin, which encodes MKLLLDTQCWLWWFTQPELLNEAAIAHIADERNELWLSVASIWEMGIKVAIGKLPLADPLDSYISSRMTVLAMRSLEITAAHALQAAALPLHHRDPFDRMLIAQAQIGNMTLVSADSMFNQYDISLLWAAKS
- a CDS encoding type II toxin-antitoxin system Phd/YefM family antitoxin gives rise to the protein METVNIHQAKTNLSKLLSRVELGEEIIISNRGIPIAKLVPFRTSSNRLNSLGQDKGRFVVPNDFNAPLPEEILVAFEGGE
- a CDS encoding DUF262 domain-containing protein — translated: MKLPEPHTKTFSTLVGEIENGQIKIPQFQREFVWTMQKSAALIDSIIKGYPIGTFIFWRTNERLRSVKNIGKLDLPEPKPGEFVDYVLDGQQRLTSLFASLQGVILTREDGREDNFSQIFIDLEAQDSEQIVITDIASKDEKSLMSILNLLKGDFMLLASYPDKYHEKLKNYKNRIESYQYSIIQVKDAPIEIATEIFTRINVSGQALSLFEIMAAKTFDYEKNFDLTEKFQELIENLKPLNYETISDATVLQVVSIILSKECKRQVILKLDKNSFIDIWDKAIDSIERSVEYFRNFYRIPVSHLLPYNALIIPFSYFFFHHKDKPTDDKQRYLEDFFWRCSLSGRYSSSVESKLAQDIKRIDEILAGDLPTYDWSIDTSPEFIKDNGWFSTSRSYVKAILCIYVYHQPKSFNDNSIVNVSNYWLKQANSKNYHHFFPKAHLKKQDYFDWYINHILNITIVDDFLNKREIKAQAPSKYMAKFQAINHDLETTMKTHLIENLDTFGIWNDDYEQFLSERAKVVSREISKRIIKQEIDKKGQSNLVDDFEEELTTIE
- a CDS encoding nickel-dependent hydrogenase large subunit; the protein is MTIQSLDISPVGRVEGDLDVRVDIEHGRVVNAWTHAELFRGFEVILRGKDPQAGLIVTPRICGICGGSHLTSASWALDTAWETEVPRNAILARNLGQIVETIQSIPRYFYGLFAIDLTNKKYRNSRYYDEAVRRFAAFTGKSYELGITISAKPVEIYALLGGQWPHSSYMVPGGVMCAPTLTDITRAWAILEYFRTNWLEPVWLGCSLERYEQIQTYDDFRDWLDEDRNHRDSDLGFYWRMGLDIGLDRYGAGVGKYVTWGYLAHEDKYQKPTVEGRNAAMIMKSGVYDSFADTHVLMDQSFTRENTTHSWYDEGTEDIHPSDRTTKPTAINTKDFDNAYSWSSAVLHKDFGRLETGPLARQLVAGGQHGESWQHYDGFILDVYKRMGGASIHVRQLARLHEIVKLYRQAEHCLREFKLNDPWYIKPKEKDGRGWGATEAARGSLSHWVEIEGGKIKNYQVIAPGTWNIGPRDGEGIRGPIEEALIGTPIYDSSDPVEVGHVARSFDSCLVCTVHAHDAKTGEELARFRTA
- a CDS encoding hydrogenase small subunit, which encodes MTNVLWLQGGACSGNTMSFLNAEEPTVCDLIADFGIKLLWHPSLGVELGNNLQTLLRDCISGTIPLDILVFEGSVVNAPNGTGEWNRFADRAMKDWLADLTKVAKFIVAVGDCATWGGIPAMSPNPSESEGLQFLKRQEGGFLGKDFLSQAGLPVINIPGCPAHPDWITQILVAIATGRIADIAFDELNRPQTFFNTYTQTGCTRNVHFAYKASTAEFGQRKGCLFYDLGCRGPMTHSSCNRILWNRVSSKTRAGMPCLGCTEPEFPFFDLKPGTVFKTQTVMGVPKELPPGVNKKDYALLTMVAKDAAPPWAEEDFFTV